In the genome of Lathyrus oleraceus cultivar Zhongwan6 chromosome 4, CAAS_Psat_ZW6_1.0, whole genome shotgun sequence, the window CATGAACTTGACCTCTAAACACTAATTTGTGGGCCTATGGTCTGAGATGTTGCCTGAGGAGCTTTGTGTTTGGTTTGCAACCCTAATCAGGGGTAGTTAGTGCTTAAGTGCCTAgtttggttgacttttggatttaaggttcatcaaaaccctaattgATAGGTGCTTAGGGCCTTGGAGGTTGGACTTTGGTGTCTATTTCACATTAAAACCTAGTACATTGATCTTGAGGTTGGTGAACCTTATGGCTTGCTTTAAGGGACATGAAAATCCTTGTGTGGCTTAGAGCATTGTTGCATTGCTTGTGATTGAGGCCTTTGGTTGTTGAACTTTGACCTAGCTAAACCCTAGTCCTTGGTTCATCATGATTGGTCTAAGGCATGCTTACATCTCATTACATGTTGTCATTTCATCCATTGGCTATCTTGGTCATCATCTGGTCCAGGTTTCATTAATTGGTCCCTTTGTGTGTCAAGGTTCATTTAAAATCATTTGGTCCAGGGATTCATTATTTGTTTGGTCCAATCATTTTCATTGAGGtttcttcattcattcatagTACTTGTTTTCAATTGGTTGTTTTGGAAAATGGTCATGTGAATTCACATTTTTTGGCATTGTTTCATTAAAACATTCACTTTAATTGGAAATTACATAACGTGGcataagttgacttttggtcaactattgactttttggtcaagcagttgaccaaagtcaaccaccTAACTAAAGAACCATTATAGTCATTTTCATGTTCTTTCTTGAATCACTTTAAACCATACCATTCATTACTTTGAATCTTAATCAATAAGTCATGGATTAATTGTTTCTTACATTGCCATACATAAATCAATATGAACCTTGACCATTTCAAAATCCAATTTACATTACATAAGCCATTGTAAACCAATACATAAGCCATTCTCATTACAACTAAAAACTATTTCCAACATAATAAATCATACAAATTCCACTTTATACATAAGCCTTTTTACACATTCAATTATATTTTAAAACCATAAACATAGACTTGGCATTCACTTGATCCAATCTACACCAATTCACATTTTCACTTAAACCATAGAATATTTTCAATCCCAATTCAAATCAATATAATTTCAAGTTCCAAAATGCTAATTTCATATAACAATCATCATATAATCATCCACTTTCTATTTCATTCAAAAGAAAATTGCAAATAATATTTCAAGTATATTTGCACCATTTCACATTTTCATACAATTCCAACCATGGTTTACATATTGATTTGGTTTCAAACTACATCCAAACCATAGCCTACACATGATTAACTCATATACAAATCCAAACATTCCATTCAATTACCAACTTCACATTCAAGGTTTAAATACATGATCATGGCAATACCTTACATATAAATCAAATCCAAAAGAACACAAGCTCATGACATAAGGTTctaacttttaaattcaaaaCCTATATCATACAATCAATCCCATACATGACAATCTTACTAAACAAAATCTACAAAGTCCAAACCACTAAATCCATTAAAACCTAAGCAAGTTTGGTTCGCCAATCCTTCGACACAGACCAAGCATTTCCCTTGCTGCCATGCTGCCAACCGAAGCATTAATTCCTTGGCAAAACCATTGCCTTGCCACACCAACTTGCCAACAAACACCTAACAATCAAACCAACAAGTAACATGTTATTACTAAAAGAAAACCATGGAGTAAATTAAGTTGCATAACACATAATTTACTAATGGTTCAGCAAGGCATCTCAATACATTTATTTAGCAACATTTCTGGCAAAGATATGATGAAGAGCTAACAACATTCGCCAACCGTCATCCGCAACTAGTGGTTAACCAAACAGAGCCAACAATACAATGTTATAAGTACGCATGACTATTAcctagtgtaagaccccaattttgaccctaagatccctcatgatatctcatcatttgcattagctttgggatcacacattgacatcctccttaccccccattcattggatttgcattgggagagatcaccaagcatatttgattgtatcatactttatttttcattatttactaaccaaaataccaaaaatatgtctatgtataactttgtttcttttgtaggtagtgtgtgcatccaccaatgcctcatcaagcacacatctagggtttgagaccctcaatgaaagGATATCAATCAAGATATGCTTCACATTGGctatagacatcatatatgggtccccattATCTTCACctatcattttgatcaagaaatcaccaagagtttgaagcttgtttgtcttggaagccctaattcataggggtatcttgtgtgacttccttaacaagtttcttcatcatttgatcaaatatataaAGGGATACTCCATATTACATAATCatatacatatatgatcctcaatgagtccaaaatatcaataaaacttcaagtttgcaagatggttcattgtggttgaccagagaaagtcaactggtcaaaaccggggttcactagactctatctcctacaatttttgtcatatgaaaattattataagagaaaagttactccttatgacattacaaacaactttaatgttgaggtcaagatctagtttttcttggaaactcattttttatggtgaaagattataggtcattttgtttgtgccctagttaggaggtcaatttctaaggaccataacttactcaatttttacgagatgaagtccatccaagtttcattatcaattaaaatatgtcctctccaacttttattctttgagaaacttcaaattgAACTTGCAAGGGCTtgtgccaagaagaaacattataggtcattttgggccattaccattgaacaaacaattttcctcaacttctaaaatgcataactccctcatgaaaaatccaaatgagatcaaatttatgaccaaatggaagaggtttgaaagagctacaacttttataaaggaactttttccatttgaaacccatagcaaaagttgtttaaggtggaagaagtgaacatttgacttggtacttagaattttttttaattatatttgattttccaaacttccacctcattttcatcatgatccaagcttcaaatgtaaaagtgttcaacatgaaatttgttcaccttgatctcacatttccaaaaagtccaagatcacctcattgGACTAagattgagggacttgcgcatggttcctttcataggtttgtgtttggcaagatttgaattcaaataaccatttccTATTGCATGCTTACTTGTTATGGTTTCAGTACTCAATGTGCACAAATTGAAGTTGGATTGCGTCATTCCTTAGGTCtaaatcattgcccatgcatccatgcatcaaAGTTGCTAAAATTGGCAAATTTTTAAAGTGTGTGAAAAGTAACTTGATACACTATAATTACAAGGCCGTTGTAATCAGAAAAGGGATCCATGCTTGCCAAAGCTTTGAACCATTGCCTCCCTAACCACCATTAcaggataaacttgaagattttatttgaaatcgagtttcaaatctccttctgttttgagattgaaactcaaagaatccaagcccttccttgatctaattcacttcctgcaagctttTGAAGTcgagccaaggccaattggaagtAACATTCAAGCTACtcaaaggtgatttttcagaaacttcctctcttcgattctctctcaattcttcaccattctctttgatttttggttggctgaagtcctatcaatgtcggcaacaagattgagttgctttgaggtcaaatcgaagcaactcagttcatgatcctcaaaattcaaatccccgtatctttcaatatacctggaattggagaaaattgaggccgagctcttgagcatttttcctttgaaatagtgtccttgtttttcatttttcattgagttgatggtggaccagtccgatgaggttcaccagagaagatgaccggagccctagctccggtgatgtggTGGCTTGTTTCTATCCATATGATCATCTCCTCATGTTTTAATCTTAACCCTCGGTTTGAATTACCTTGTTTGCAGCGCGGTTGACTTGGTGCATGGTGGACCATAAGTGTGTGACCATCATActtgccacctcaattaatgagggaaatctgatgacccttgtttttttgctttttattttaatttctgattttcttttaattgctcctattttatttaattcatagaaatttcatttttaatccaaaaaatatgggactttcacaaaaaatatttaaatatttttctcttccatattctaaattaaaattattttttggattaattttgatatttttcatgaattaaatgtttttgtgcatatttttaattgtttaaaaatacttcggactttttaaaaatcatgaaattatttgtctaaggtcctttgtccttgtttgacctaggataaatcccttggctatttatttggtgttttgaagggattttaggttttaaccaaattaaaatgtattttaattcatttttaaattgatttttaattgattaaatatttaaaaatgttcttgagccatttttatggtcttgtgatgtttgactttaTGTTTGGAtcttggtcaaagttgatttgacttttgttggatcaaaaccattgaatttaggggattgatgaaatgtacatgtcatctcccaaaatgaatggatggttttgatttgatgaaattccttCCATGATCAATTGGTGTTTCTATCtccccccctcttcatcttcatccctattcttccccattccatcatttgaccaatgaaatctctaatgtctaaaggctaattgattcatcaatgaccttgtgtcagatgaatcagTACAAGTTGACTGAGATAAGTCCCTCCcttttgatctttttcttttagtgtgtggtatgttttaggagtttggttcttcataccaaatctctaacatgcattaacacctaaatttttattgttcggcctcagatagttgtgacttctacataagtccaattacgattgtttaacatagagctaaatttgacctcaaggcatatcattctagtaagtgatattataagtctcccattcttcatggcattgtgtggagacttggccttttttcctttcatgagagctaatggcatacttattgaattatccaagttggagcccttctcatggaagatgtcttggtttaaggattcatacttgtgaatgaatggttgagtgttctccaaagaatgacttaatcaatttAAAAACACCATTAACTCTTGACTAATTTTTTattaacatttgactaactcttgttaatattgctttactttcaagtcatttactttatgcaatttaaatttcagcaatttatcattcattgccatttacacttcatataacttgtttatgttcatgtcatttttactttgctcatttgagccatatcttgtgattgtatatatattttgtgtgttttggttttgtttatggtcttaagaccttaaaatacctaataagaacaaaaatcctaaaaaaaatCTGGTGGATTATTGagcttgatctgaactcttggacttaggattaggcaacattccctatgcaaaaaggacttggcaAATGCGAACCTTCTAAGACCGAGTCATTGCAAACTGAGCCTTCATTTGATAcaagccttgggatttgtttgaattcacctgctactctatctttgtgcttaattattattttgatcttgtgtttgatgcttttctttgagttgatcaaggaatatttcatttgatacatgggaagacaatgaGGACTGCTAGTTAttggaattgcttgcttggatgtggctatctttatttgatgccttgatcttcatgatgtctggatattgctcattgcttattgtTTATTGCTTGATgaaagtccaaaggaaaatgggtttctatatgacattcttgtatgttggattgcatcccgttgggtagatcttttcaactctcaacttttaatttttttatgcttaggatagcctcttcatctcctcccacttcttaaatttcaaaatatctccctcttttcaaaaactttctttgcttgtgatttcaaacttagacatttTTTAATGACTTGGAACTTTGGCCTTACGCCATTaaattttcaaactctttcttaaatcaaatttgtaaataaacttaatcatattgacttaaaatttcaaaatacaaaaagaactaataacttcattcaaacttttgtccctttgtgcctttttcttattaaactttagttaaaaagcaattcaccaacttatttgaaatttttactacgaactacgaggttttgatccctcatttttatgttggtacgtaggcacaagtccgaaggtcttgtcaaacacaaaaatataatcaatgaattcttttctcatccccacactcaATTTTTCTCAAGCACCTTTTATACtaaacacatatgcacacataaaaagggctccctaggacactttgggtgctaacatcttccaTATGTGTAATCgatccccttacctgtaatctctggcattttattagttttgatttgaaaacttcttatctttgggttttgttcgtacttttcccttttcctttggaaacaataaaaacgcggtggcaactctggttttatttatgttaaacttatccatagttggatgatcatgaatttaccgttacaaaaattaagtggcgactctgctggggatgaagtcctcaatgggtttagcctactttttatgtgtatatttgtatatttgatgtttgtatatattttgtatgatataatctgtctgttgtgcttggtgatctctaagtgatgagataagttctaacccgaacttgagttcaattaagataagaggatagtatagtcatgttcaacttgtgtgaagtagtcattaacaagttggcttgagacccatctactcagtggaaagccttttggagttattgatgtcacacaagttatttgtggatatgcattactttctctgatttggggtctgagaagctaaggactgtataacatttaacccaacttgatctatttaggacgtagtgcggagactgttcaggtgtagacctgataacagttgttacgcgatactacacttagacgagtttctcttgagaatattatggattgatgagtcagtcatcctaacctataatatccgatagatgagattaagactctgggaacttcttAGAACACGATCTAtatgtttttatccttagtagactcctttgggatggttcttaacccgactccatgcccgtgactcacaacaaaccctttgttcttggttgatccgatcaagtcttgtcaatatcaatagaacttgggtgttgataaggtgaaaaccataatccaccaaaatggatgattggtcttgatgatgacttgatccatcccttggcctttgtttgtgtttgccttgtgtgtgatcccttgtgtgtgatcccttgtgtgtgattcttgcattcatgcatacatgcgcatcataacattcatcacaaaaaagtaaatttcaaggaaacttaggtcttgtttgcaaatatttttagaccatggattatgggcgaaggaacactaagaagtacagtttcagatgtcctgatttgaaagagcgAAGGAAGTTGTCATtctttgtattagatcccttggacttcaagcaacatcatgggaagtTTTTATCTGTGTTatttgctgatgtggttgaagaacttctgagtgttttggttcaattgtatgatcctctttaccgttagaggagtatgcccatctcttgggaatacccgtatctgacaaggtaccttttagtggattggaggagattcccagatctctATTGTATTTCGAGCGTTTGTTACACTCAGATATTTTTTCGCGCCGCGACACTTTCCATTATTGATTTCTACTCGCATATGTTTTTTTGCAGCCCTTCCTATCCTTGTCGTATATTTCAAGGATTCTTCGTCCTCAACATTGAAGTCAATGTGCTCCAAATTTTTTGTTATCCAATTCACCATATGGCAACCACGTATCCCTTTTTCTCTTGCTCCCCATCATATGATGGATCACGACACTAGTCTAATTTGTCTCACCTTTGTTAGAAAGTAACCAAGTTAAAGGAATACTCATTATTTTTATAATTGCCCAAGGCTATAGTTTAATTTCTTAGGATGAGAATATGGTTTACAACATAGTAAATGAGGTGAATATTTGGGTGCAAAGTGCCCATAGTGAAAGGATAAATAATGCTATCATTTGGATTTAATAAGAAAGAACAAGAAGTAGTATAAAAAGCTTCATTTGTGTACGATTCATCTGGTTTGTATAACGAGTCGATGCATGGAAGATTACAAATCTTCATAAATTCATCCAGAAGAAAAAGAGATTTGATGTTATCAAACATCAGAGGTGATTGTGTCATCTACATAATTAAGGTTGGTGAAGAACATCTTCACGAGGGTAGGGTACATCTCCCTTGTTATGTTACGAATTcgagaatatatatatatatatatatatggacTAAAATAATAGACATTTATATTTAGATTAGTTACTATTTACCAAATCTTACACCACCTTGTACACCCAATACTTACACAAAACACTGATCATCGtatttatatgataaataatattttttttataaataataaattaatatttatgaaaaatatatattttttatttttaaaattatttttgtaACACAAGTGTAAAATTTGTCATTAACATATTTTAGTATTGCATTAACTACCAAAATATATTTATTAACCATATATTTTACTTATAATTTATTATTCAAATTTACTAGTTTATTAaccaataaaataataatattaaataaattctaatattaaaatataaaatataataaaaaatctttacttaaattataaaatataataaataaaattgattaaagattaattattatattttatattttaatattagaACTGGAATAATATAATGTATTTTATTGGTTAATACTTACTCCATCCGTCCtatattataaataaattttacCTTTCTAAATTTATTAAATAACTAATTTACCTAATTTATATATAGACTAGATACATCTATTATCAATTATATTATCAATTATTTAATGAATCTAAAAAAATTATATTGTAGAAGCCGCCTCATTTGACATTAGATACTTATGCCGGCAAAATAGCTGGCTTTGATGTTATGTTTTGTTTCTTTTCCGTTTAACCTTTTCTGTTTACAGTTAAGAGAGGAAACGATGAACACAACAACATCCTTTGGCTTATCCAAATCCGTCGTTTTCCGGTTCCCCATATAAATTATGAAATGAATTTGcatgcaatggcataaggcagCTTTGTGTTTCAACCGCAAAAATGGAGAAACCACTTAAACTTTACTTCATTCCATACTTAGCAGCAGGCCACATGATCCCTCTATGCGACATAGCTTCTCTTTTTGCCTCACGAGGCCACTTTGTTACAATCATCACCACTCCTTTAAACGCTAAAATCCTTCCCAAATTTAACAAATTCTTCAATGTTCACACTTTTCCATTCCCTTCCCAAGAAGTTGGCCTCCCAGACGGCGTAGAAAACATCTCCTCCGTCACTGATATCGAAAGCGGCTACAAAGTCTATCATGCCACCATATTGCTCCGTGAACTCATTGAGAATTTTGCGGAGCAGCACCCACCTGATTGCATAGTGGCAGATTTTTTATTCCCATGGGTGGATGAACTAGCAAACAAGCTAAACATTCCGAGATTCGCTTTCAATGGTTTCTCCCTCTTTACTATATGTGCCATGGAATCTCTCAAATTACACCCTCTCCCTGAAGATGCTTCTGGTTCTTTTCTCATTCCCAATTTCCCTCATGATATCATCCTTAATTCAACACCACCCATAGGGTCCAAGTCTTTTATGGATCCTCTACTCACTGTAGCGCTCAAAAGCAATGGCTTCATCATCAATAGCTTCGTCGAGCTAGATGGAGAAGAATACATTGAATATTACGAGAAAATCATCGGTCATAAAGCTTGGCATCTTGGCCCGGCCTCGCTTGTTCGCAAAACAACTCAAGAGAAGGCCGAAAGAGGAGAAAAAAGCACATTGAGCCTGCAAAAGTATTTGACTTGGCTTAATTCTAAGCAAGACAACTCAGTGGTTTACATAAGCTTTGGAACCATTTGTTATTTCCCTGATGAGCAATTGTATGAGATTGCAAGCGCGATAGAAGCATCGGGTTATGATTTCATATGGATTGTCCCGGAAAAGAAAGGGAAGGAGAATGAGAGTGAAGTGGATAAACAAAAATGGTTGCCAAAGGGATTTGAAGACAGGAATAAGGGGCTGATAGTAAAGGGGTGGGCACCACAGGTGGTTATATTAGGCCACCCTGCCGTGGGTGCATTTTTGACGCATTGTGGGTGGAACTCGGTGGTAGAGGCTGTTAGTGCGGGGGTTCCGATGATCACGTGGCCGGTGCATAGCGATCAATTCTATAACGAGAAGTTGATAACTCAAGTGAGAGGGATTGGAGTAGAACTTGGTGCAGATGAATGGATCATGGCAGCTTTTAAAGATA includes:
- the LOC127073383 gene encoding UDP-glucose flavonoid 3-O-glucosyltransferase 7, coding for MEKPLKLYFIPYLAAGHMIPLCDIASLFASRGHFVTIITTPLNAKILPKFNKFFNVHTFPFPSQEVGLPDGVENISSVTDIESGYKVYHATILLRELIENFAEQHPPDCIVADFLFPWVDELANKLNIPRFAFNGFSLFTICAMESLKLHPLPEDASGSFLIPNFPHDIILNSTPPIGSKSFMDPLLTVALKSNGFIINSFVELDGEEYIEYYEKIIGHKAWHLGPASLVRKTTQEKAERGEKSTLSLQKYLTWLNSKQDNSVVYISFGTICYFPDEQLYEIASAIEASGYDFIWIVPEKKGKENESEVDKQKWLPKGFEDRNKGLIVKGWAPQVVILGHPAVGAFLTHCGWNSVVEAVSAGVPMITWPVHSDQFYNEKLITQVRGIGVELGADEWIMAAFKDMKKLVAKDRIEKALRRLMDGGDEAVQVRRKAREFAKITRYAAGEGGSSHENLTSLIDELKRIRDSKMLN